One Cuculus canorus isolate bCucCan1 chromosome 2, bCucCan1.pri, whole genome shotgun sequence genomic region harbors:
- the LOC104056735 gene encoding cytochrome b-c1 complex subunit 7, whose translation MAARASVAGGGRLIDRIRKWYYNAAGFNKLGLMRDDTLYEDDDVKEALKRLPEDVYNERIFRIKRALDLSLKHRILPKDQWVKYEEDKHYLEPYLKEVIRERLEREAWNKK comes from the exons TTGCAGGAGGTGGTCGCCTTATAGACAGGATTCGCAAGTGGTACTATAATGCAGCTGGATTCAACAAACTTG GATTAATGCGAGATGATACATTGTATGAAGATGATGATGTCAAAGAAGCACTGAAGAGACTTCCAGAAGATGTTTACAATGAAAGAATATTTCGTATAAAGAGGGCACTTGACTTGAGCCTGAAACATCGGATCCTTCCAAAAGACCAGTGGGTGAAGTATGAAGAG gatAAGCATTATCTTGAACCGTACCTAAAAGAAGTAATCCGTGAAAGACTTGAAAGAGAAGCATGGAACAAGAAATAA